One genomic region from Mangifera indica cultivar Alphonso chromosome 17, CATAS_Mindica_2.1, whole genome shotgun sequence encodes:
- the LOC123200335 gene encoding G-type lectin S-receptor-like serine/threonine-protein kinase SD2-5, protein MESWEVIRFLGFISISIILISETCVASFQGIGKITPVFQGSEMNWIDNDGLFLLSNSLEFAFGFQTTEDVTLFLLVIVHLASRKPIWSANGGSPVTDSDQFVFNQDGKVFLQKGDNVVWTVNTNGKSISAIELQNSGNLVMLGDDNGVLWESFSHPTDTLMSNQDFVEGMQLVSNPSSNDVSYLLGIKSGDMVLSAGYPSPQTYWSMSKDVRKIINKSGGGVTLSILIANSWNFYDQNKVLLWQFVFSDNTDANATWIAVLGNDGFISFYNLQNGGSIVASATKIPNNPCSTPESCDSYYVCSGNNRCQCSQALTSRNCNTGIVSPCDGSEGSTELLNAGDDLNYFALPYVTSSSKTDLNGCKAFCLHNCSCLALFFQNSTGNCFLFDSIGSFQSSDQGSGFVAHIKVLNDGGDDVNGGGHSSNQKRFPYVVIIVISTLTVILALLYVAFRYYRNKKKRVPESPQETSDEDNFLETLSGMPVRFSYRDLQNATNNFSVKPGLGGFGSVYQGVLPDGTRLAVKKLEGIGQGKKEFRAEVSIIGSIHHLHLVKLKGFCAEGAHRLLAYEYMANGSLDKWIFRRDREDNLLDWETRFNIALGTAKGLAYLHEDCDAKIVHCDIKPENVLLDENFLAKVSDFGLAKLLTREQSHVFTTLRGTRGYLAPEWITNYTVSEKSDVYSYGMVLLEIIGGKKNYDPSETSEKSHFPSYTFKMMEEGKLRDVLDSRLRVDDHDERVYTAIKVALWCIQEDMYVRPSMTKVVQMLEGLCEVPRPSASSPLGTRLYSTLFKSVSGEGTSPGPSDCNSDGYLSAAGLSAPR, encoded by the coding sequence ATGGAGAGTTGGGAAGTTATTCGTTTCCTGGGCTTCATTTCAATATCTATTATTCTTATCTCTGAGACCTGTGTGGCTAGTTTTCAAGGTATTGGCAAGATCACTCCAGTATTTCAAGGGTCTGAAATGAATTGGATCGATAACGATGGGTTGTTTCTTTTATCAAATAGTTTAGAATTTGCTTTTGGCTTCCAAACTACTGAAGATGTCACATTGTTTCTGCTGGTTATTGTGCACCTGGCGAGTAGAAAACCAATCTGGTCTGCTAATGGAGGCTCACCAGTTACAGACTCTGACCAATTTGTGTTCAATCAAGATGGTAAAGTGTTTTTACAAAAAGGGGATAATGTTGTTTGGACGGTGAATACAAATGGTAAATCTATTTCTGCAATTGAATTGCAGAACTCAGGAAATCTGGTTATGCTTGGGGATGACAATGGTGTACTTTGGGAGAGTTTTAGTCATCCCACTGATACACTAATGTCAAACCAGGATTTTGTGGAAGGCATGCAGCTTGTAAGTAATCCTAGTAGCAATGACGTCAGCTACCTTCTTGGCATCAAATCCGGAGATATGGTTCTGTCTGCCGGTTACCCAAGCCCTCAAACTTACTGGTCTATGTCAAAGGATGTCcgaaaaatcattaacaaaagtGGTGGTGGGGTCACTTTGTCAATCCTGATAGCAAATTCATGGAACTTCTATGATCAAAACAAAGTCTTATTGTGGCAATTTGTATTCTCGGATAATACTGATGCAAATGCCACTTGGATTGCAGTTCTAGGAAATGATGGTTTTATTTCCTTCTACAATCTCCAGAATGGAGGGTCAATTGTTGCTTCAGCtacaaaaataccaaataatccgTGCAGCACACCTGAATCTTGTGATTCATATTATGTTTGTTCTGGTAACAACAGGTGCCAGTGCTCTCAAGCTCTTACATCTAGAAATTGCAATACTGGAATTGTCTCTCCCTGTGATGGTTCAGAGGGTTCTACTGAGCTTCTAAATGCTGGAGATGACCTGAATTATTTTGCACTTCCATATGTTACATCCTCTTCAAAAACTGATTTGAATGGTTGCAAAGCCTTTTGCCTTCATAATTGCTCTTGCCTTGCTTTGTTCTTCCAGAACAGTACAGGGAACTGTTTTTTGTTTGACAGCATAGGTTCCTTCCAAAGCTCTGATCAGGGCTCAGGTTTTGTTGCACACATTAAGGTATTGAATGATGGAGGTGATGACGTTAATGGGGGAGGGCATTCAAGTAACCAAAAACGCTTTCCATATGTTGTGATTATAGTCATTTCAACATTAACTGTCATCTTGGCTCTACTCTATGTGGCGTTTCGGTATTACAGGAATAAGAAGAAAAGGGTGCCAGAATCTCCTCAAGAGACATCAGACGAAGATAATTTTTTGGAGACTTTATCTGGGATGCCAGTCCGTTTCAGTTACAGAGATCTCCAAAATGCAACTAACAATTTCTCAGTGAAACCGGGGCTAGGAGGGTTTGGCTCAGTATACCAAGGGGTTCTCCCAGATGGAACTCGGTTAGCTGTGAAGAAGTTGGAAGGCATTGGCCAGGGCAAGAAAGAATTTAGAGCCGAAGTAAGCATCATTGGAAGTATCCATCATCTGCATTTGGTCAAGCTCAAAGGCTTCTGTGCTGAAGGAGCCCATCGACTTCTTGCTTACGAGTACATGGCAAATGGTTCTTTGGATAAGTGGATCTTCAGGAGAGACAGAGAAGACAATCTGCTAGACTGGGAAACTAGATTCAACATAGCTTTAGGTACAGCAAAAGGGCTTGCTTATCTCCATGAAGATTGCGATGCAAAAATTGTTCATTGTGACATAAAGCCTGAAAATGTGCTTCTTGATGAGAATTTCCTTGCCAAAGTCTCTGATTTTGGCTTGGCTAAGCTACTGACTCGTGAGCAAAGCCATGTTTTCACAACTTTAAGGGGCACAAGAGGGTATCTTGCACCAGAATGGATCACAAACTATACAGTTTCAGAAAAAAGTGACGTTTATAGCTATGGGATGGTATTGTTAGAGATCATTGGTGGCAAAAAAAACTATGACCCGTCAGAAACTTcagaaaaatcacatttcccatCTTATACATTCAAGATGATGGAAGAAGGGAAATTGAGAGACGTACTTGATTCAAGATTAAGGGTAGATGATCATGATGAGAGGGTTTATACAGCCATTAAAGTAGCACTATGGTGCATACAGGAAGATATGTATGTAAGGCCATCAATGACAAAAGTTGTGCAAATGCTTGAAGGTCTCTGCGAAGTTCCTCGGCCTTCAGCTTCTTCTCCACTGGGTACACGTCTTTATTCAACTTTGTTCAAGTCGGTAAGTGGGGAGGGCACTTCCCCAGGACCATCAGACTGCAATAGTGATGGTTATCTTTCAGCCGCGGGCCTTTCCGCCCCAAGATAA